In one Triplophysa rosa linkage group LG13, Trosa_1v2, whole genome shotgun sequence genomic region, the following are encoded:
- the stox2b gene encoding storkhead-box protein 2 isoform X4: protein MSPISQSQFIPLGEILCLAISAMNSARKTVTQDTLIEHLATCFPGVPTPSMEILRHTLNMLVRERKIYPTPEGYFIVTQQTYFITPSLIRTNSKWYHLDERIPDRMQQQPCTSPHSGTMTPSTSGCVRERSHHKNHSDSYNNSYREDMPSTHTSTLQRRSKEHKEHSPVSPPPQQSSEKTKNTLSFPFKTETNSKQSKDGTSSSSGEKQSKKFGLKLFRLSFKKDKTKHLATFSAQFPPEEWPLRDEETPNTVPRDVEMEIIRRINPDLTVENLARHTAVMKRLEEEKAQRNRANASAQQSARNKRSRSHRKTQQGKTSRSHSKTRASRGDPSEGSNLDISYDRDYKFYSSSLVRSPRETMMSMERNRGKYLVHSNPNIVESHFTTAPEWDVSGELAKRRTEMPFPEPSRAQSHSKVHRSHSHTQERKSRHERSDKAKGRSRSMDNSKGPLGGQFLGPPEDFECSPDDRSRYYTDDGTLRASAQATHYSRIMLSAARLHSDVCVPDVGRGTSEDAVLYRTLEKSKSRDSLPAYNDLKSCSPKMPVDDYFQCTAANEVSLSAPSSLQPHLPSHDYTDSVWKGISSGRTTPHLTPHLTPHLTPSHPMEYQEETTMGQSSIPIAKTSQTPEPIPNGRLSRQHNPDSGDLDNMTEVYSQETLFKPPDYVESSFSRPGTIRRSPHTKSTEVLETQEHFDKPLPLTVPPSSGQEQASCAETTFDYYNVSDDDSEETSHKNRMQEKVMEEGGTMQWLLEREKERDLQRKFEKNLTFLSPKEGEGNSSQKAVHSTRLDSMDSSSVTVDSGFNSPRTRESLASNTSSNVENSRRQNLALSPGHIGTKRPPPPYQPPGFRTVREQPATRTEKQASITSV from the exons ATGTCTCCCATCAGCCAATCCCAGTTCATTCCACTGGGAGAAATCCTGTGCCTGGCCATTTCTGCCATGAACTCCGCCCGGAAGACTGTCACTCAAGACactctcatcgagcatttagcAACATGTTTCCCAG GCGTCCCCACTCCGAGTATGGAGATTCTGCGGCACACGCTCAATATGCTGGTCCGAGAGCGGAAGATCTACCCCACCCCAGAGGGTTATTTCATTGTCACCCAGCAGACATACTTCATCACGCCCTCCCTCATTAGGACTAACAGCAAGTGGTACCACCTGGATGAGAGGATACCGGACCGCATGCAACAGCAACCCTGTACCTCCCCTCATTCGGGTACCATGACACCCTCCACGTCCGGATGCGTCCGGGAGAGATCTCACCACAAGAACCACAGCGACTCCTACAACAACAGTTACCGGGAGGACATGCCCAGCACACATACCTCAACCTTACAGAGAAGATCTAAGGAGCATAAAGAGCATTCTCCTGTGTCTCCGCCCCCTCAGCAGTCATCGGAGAAGACTAAAAATACACTTAGCTTTCCATTCAAAACAGAGACGAACAGTAAACAAAGTAAAGACGGAACAAGCAGCAGCAGTGGGGAGAAGCAGTCCAAGAAATTTGGGCTGAAGCTCTTCAGGCTCAGCTTTAAGAAGGACAAGACGAAACACCTAGCCACGTTCTCCGCCCAGTTCCCACCTGAGGAGTGGCCGCTGCGTGACGAGGAGACGCCCAACACGGTTCCCAGAGATGTGGAGATGGAGATCATACGTCGCATAAACCCAGATCTGACCGTGGAGAACCTGGCTCGCCACACGGCCGTCATGAAGCGGCTGGAGGAGGAGAAGGCGCAAAGGAACAGAGCGAACGCCTCGGCCCAGCAGAGCGCCCGCAACAAGCGGAGTCGCAGTCATCGCAAGACCCAGCAGGGCAAGACCTCACGTTCCCATAGCAAAACGCGAGCGTCCAGGGGCGACCCTTCTGAAGGATCTAATCTGGACATATCCTACGACAGGGATTACAAATTCTACAGTTCCTCATTGGTGCGTTCTCCGCGTGAAACTATGATGTCCATGGAGCGGAATAGGGGGAAGTATTTGGTACACAGCAACCCCAATATTGTGGAGTCTCATTTCACAACCGCACCAGAATGGGATGTTTCCGGGGAATTGGCAAAGCGGAGGACAGAGATGCCATTCCCGGAACCCTCCAGGGCACAGTCCCATTCTAAAGTCCATCGAAGTCACAGTCACACGCAAGAGAGGAAGTCACGACACGAGAGGTCGGACAAGGCCAAAGGGAGGTCCCGCTCCATGGACAACTCCAAAGGACCGCTCGGTGGTCAATTCTTGGGTCCTCCGGAAGACTTTGAGTGCAGTCCCGATGACAGAAGTCGGTACTATACTGATGACGGTACTTTAAGGGCATCTGCACAGGCGACCCACTATTCCCGTATCATGCTTTCTGCTGCTAGATTACATTCTGATGTTTGTGTGCCTGACGTCGGGAGAGGAACCTCGGAGGACGCTGTGCTTTACAGGACTCTGGAGAAGAGTAAAAGCAGGGATAGTCTTCCTGCTTACAACGACTTGAAGTCTTGCTCTCCCAAAATGCCCGTGGACGATTATTTCCAGTGCACCGCGGCGAATGAAGTCTCTCTTTCGGCCCCATCTTCTTTACAGCCCCATCTTCCCAGCCATGACTATACAGATAGCGTCTGGAAGGGGATCTCCTCGGGCCGAACGACTCCTCACTTAACCCCTCACCTAACCCCTCATCTAACCCCGTCGCACCCTATGGAATATCAAGAGGAAACCACTATGGGACAAAGTAGTATTCCCATAGCGAAAACAAGCCAGACTCCCGAGCCGATCCCCAACGGACGACTGTCGCGCCAACACAATCCAGACTCAGGTGACTTGGACAACATGACGGAGGTTTACAGTCAGGAGACATTATTCAAACCCCCAGACTATGTGGAGAGCAGCTTCTCCAGGCCAGGTACGATACGTCGGTCTCCTCACACGAAGTCAACCGAGGTGCTAGAGACTCAAGAGCACTTTGACAAACCCCTACCGCTGACCGTGCCACCTTCTTCTGGTCAGGAACAGGCGTCGTGCGCAGAAACCACCTTCGACTACTACAATGTGTCGGACGATGACTCGGAGGAGACGAGTCATAAGAACAGGATGCAGGAGAAGGTTATGGAAGAGGGAGGAACCATGCAGTGGCTGTTGGAGCGGGAGAAGGAGAGGGATCTGCAGCGCAAATTCGAAAAGAACCTCACGTTCTTGAGCCCCAAGGAGGGCGAGGGCAACAGCAGTCAAAAAGCGGTTCATTCAACACGATTGGACAGTATGGACTCCAGCAGTGTGACTGTGGATAGTGGATTTAATTCGCCACG CACACGGGAAAGTCTCGCTTCAAACACATCAAGTAATGTGGAAAATAGCAGACGCCAGAATCTGGCTTTGAGTCCGGGACACATTGGCACCAAAAGACCCCCGCCGCCCTACCAGCCCCCCGGCTTCCGTACCGTTCGCGAGCAGCCCGCCACTCGCACTGAGAAACAGGCCTCCATCACCAGCGTGTAG
- the stox2b gene encoding storkhead-box protein 2 isoform X3, which produces MMNTLTVNPWVTCVPNHRARSVRINCECSPLQCLCDQALSDVSPISMSPISQSQFIPLGEILCLAISAMNSARKTVTQDTLIEHLATCFPGVPTPSMEILRHTLNMLVRERKIYPTPEGYFIVTQQTYFITPSLIRTNSKWYHLDERIPDRMQQQPCTSPHSGTMTPSTSGCVRERSHHKNHSDSYNNSYREDMPSTHTSTLQRRSKEHKEHSPVSPPPQQSSEKTKNTLSFPFKTETNSKQSKDGTSSSSGEKQSKKFGLKLFRLSFKKDKTKHLATFSAQFPPEEWPLRDEETPNTVPRDVEMEIIRRINPDLTVENLARHTAVMKRLEEEKAQRNRANASAQQSARNKRSRSHRKTQQGKTSRSHSKTRASRGDPSEGSNLDISYDRDYKFYSSSLVRSPRETMMSMERNRGKYLVHSNPNIVESHFTTAPEWDVSGELAKRRTEMPFPEPSRAQSHSKVHRSHSHTQERKSRHERSDKAKGRSRSMDNSKGPLGGQFLGPPEDFECSPDDRSRYYTDDGTLRASAQATHYSRIMLSAARLHSDVCVPDVGRGTSEDAVLYRTLEKSKSRDSLPAYNDLKSCSPKMPVDDYFQCTAANEVSLSAPSSLQPHLPSHDYTDSVWKGISSGRTTPHLTPHLTPHLTPSHPMEYQEETTMGQSSIPIAKTSQTPEPIPNGRLSRQHNPDSGDLDNMTEVYSQETLFKPPDYVESSFSRPGTIRRSPHTKSTEVLETQEHFDKPLPLTVPPSSGQEQASCAETTFDYYNVSDDDSEETSHKNRMQEKVMEEGGTMQWLLEREKERDLQRKFEKNLTFLSPKEGEGNSSQKAVHSTRLDSMDSSSVTVDSGFNSPRTRESLASNTSSNVENSRRQNLALSPGHIGTKRPPPPYQPPGFRTVREQPATRTEKQASITSV; this is translated from the exons GTGATGTGTCTCCTATCAGTATGTCTCCCATCAGCCAATCCCAGTTCATTCCACTGGGAGAAATCCTGTGCCTGGCCATTTCTGCCATGAACTCCGCCCGGAAGACTGTCACTCAAGACactctcatcgagcatttagcAACATGTTTCCCAG GCGTCCCCACTCCGAGTATGGAGATTCTGCGGCACACGCTCAATATGCTGGTCCGAGAGCGGAAGATCTACCCCACCCCAGAGGGTTATTTCATTGTCACCCAGCAGACATACTTCATCACGCCCTCCCTCATTAGGACTAACAGCAAGTGGTACCACCTGGATGAGAGGATACCGGACCGCATGCAACAGCAACCCTGTACCTCCCCTCATTCGGGTACCATGACACCCTCCACGTCCGGATGCGTCCGGGAGAGATCTCACCACAAGAACCACAGCGACTCCTACAACAACAGTTACCGGGAGGACATGCCCAGCACACATACCTCAACCTTACAGAGAAGATCTAAGGAGCATAAAGAGCATTCTCCTGTGTCTCCGCCCCCTCAGCAGTCATCGGAGAAGACTAAAAATACACTTAGCTTTCCATTCAAAACAGAGACGAACAGTAAACAAAGTAAAGACGGAACAAGCAGCAGCAGTGGGGAGAAGCAGTCCAAGAAATTTGGGCTGAAGCTCTTCAGGCTCAGCTTTAAGAAGGACAAGACGAAACACCTAGCCACGTTCTCCGCCCAGTTCCCACCTGAGGAGTGGCCGCTGCGTGACGAGGAGACGCCCAACACGGTTCCCAGAGATGTGGAGATGGAGATCATACGTCGCATAAACCCAGATCTGACCGTGGAGAACCTGGCTCGCCACACGGCCGTCATGAAGCGGCTGGAGGAGGAGAAGGCGCAAAGGAACAGAGCGAACGCCTCGGCCCAGCAGAGCGCCCGCAACAAGCGGAGTCGCAGTCATCGCAAGACCCAGCAGGGCAAGACCTCACGTTCCCATAGCAAAACGCGAGCGTCCAGGGGCGACCCTTCTGAAGGATCTAATCTGGACATATCCTACGACAGGGATTACAAATTCTACAGTTCCTCATTGGTGCGTTCTCCGCGTGAAACTATGATGTCCATGGAGCGGAATAGGGGGAAGTATTTGGTACACAGCAACCCCAATATTGTGGAGTCTCATTTCACAACCGCACCAGAATGGGATGTTTCCGGGGAATTGGCAAAGCGGAGGACAGAGATGCCATTCCCGGAACCCTCCAGGGCACAGTCCCATTCTAAAGTCCATCGAAGTCACAGTCACACGCAAGAGAGGAAGTCACGACACGAGAGGTCGGACAAGGCCAAAGGGAGGTCCCGCTCCATGGACAACTCCAAAGGACCGCTCGGTGGTCAATTCTTGGGTCCTCCGGAAGACTTTGAGTGCAGTCCCGATGACAGAAGTCGGTACTATACTGATGACGGTACTTTAAGGGCATCTGCACAGGCGACCCACTATTCCCGTATCATGCTTTCTGCTGCTAGATTACATTCTGATGTTTGTGTGCCTGACGTCGGGAGAGGAACCTCGGAGGACGCTGTGCTTTACAGGACTCTGGAGAAGAGTAAAAGCAGGGATAGTCTTCCTGCTTACAACGACTTGAAGTCTTGCTCTCCCAAAATGCCCGTGGACGATTATTTCCAGTGCACCGCGGCGAATGAAGTCTCTCTTTCGGCCCCATCTTCTTTACAGCCCCATCTTCCCAGCCATGACTATACAGATAGCGTCTGGAAGGGGATCTCCTCGGGCCGAACGACTCCTCACTTAACCCCTCACCTAACCCCTCATCTAACCCCGTCGCACCCTATGGAATATCAAGAGGAAACCACTATGGGACAAAGTAGTATTCCCATAGCGAAAACAAGCCAGACTCCCGAGCCGATCCCCAACGGACGACTGTCGCGCCAACACAATCCAGACTCAGGTGACTTGGACAACATGACGGAGGTTTACAGTCAGGAGACATTATTCAAACCCCCAGACTATGTGGAGAGCAGCTTCTCCAGGCCAGGTACGATACGTCGGTCTCCTCACACGAAGTCAACCGAGGTGCTAGAGACTCAAGAGCACTTTGACAAACCCCTACCGCTGACCGTGCCACCTTCTTCTGGTCAGGAACAGGCGTCGTGCGCAGAAACCACCTTCGACTACTACAATGTGTCGGACGATGACTCGGAGGAGACGAGTCATAAGAACAGGATGCAGGAGAAGGTTATGGAAGAGGGAGGAACCATGCAGTGGCTGTTGGAGCGGGAGAAGGAGAGGGATCTGCAGCGCAAATTCGAAAAGAACCTCACGTTCTTGAGCCCCAAGGAGGGCGAGGGCAACAGCAGTCAAAAAGCGGTTCATTCAACACGATTGGACAGTATGGACTCCAGCAGTGTGACTGTGGATAGTGGATTTAATTCGCCACG CACACGGGAAAGTCTCGCTTCAAACACATCAAGTAATGTGGAAAATAGCAGACGCCAGAATCTGGCTTTGAGTCCGGGACACATTGGCACCAAAAGACCCCCGCCGCCCTACCAGCCCCCCGGCTTCCGTACCGTTCGCGAGCAGCCCGCCACTCGCACTGAGAAACAGGCCTCCATCACCAGCGTGTAG
- the stox2b gene encoding storkhead-box protein 2 isoform X2 yields the protein MKKTRSTTLRRAWPSSEFSDRASERNRSRSEKDYRLHKHYPKQFFSYSPRGFMITGDVSPISMSPISQSQFIPLGEILCLAISAMNSARKTVTQDTLIEHLATCFPGVPTPSMEILRHTLNMLVRERKIYPTPEGYFIVTQQTYFITPSLIRTNSKWYHLDERIPDRMQQQPCTSPHSGTMTPSTSGCVRERSHHKNHSDSYNNSYREDMPSTHTSTLQRRSKEHKEHSPVSPPPQQSSEKTKNTLSFPFKTETNSKQSKDGTSSSSGEKQSKKFGLKLFRLSFKKDKTKHLATFSAQFPPEEWPLRDEETPNTVPRDVEMEIIRRINPDLTVENLARHTAVMKRLEEEKAQRNRANASAQQSARNKRSRSHRKTQQGKTSRSHSKTRASRGDPSEGSNLDISYDRDYKFYSSSLVRSPRETMMSMERNRGKYLVHSNPNIVESHFTTAPEWDVSGELAKRRTEMPFPEPSRAQSHSKVHRSHSHTQERKSRHERSDKAKGRSRSMDNSKGPLGGQFLGPPEDFECSPDDRSRYYTDDGTLRASAQATHYSRIMLSAARLHSDVCVPDVGRGTSEDAVLYRTLEKSKSRDSLPAYNDLKSCSPKMPVDDYFQCTAANEVSLSAPSSLQPHLPSHDYTDSVWKGISSGRTTPHLTPHLTPHLTPSHPMEYQEETTMGQSSIPIAKTSQTPEPIPNGRLSRQHNPDSGDLDNMTEVYSQETLFKPPDYVESSFSRPGTIRRSPHTKSTEVLETQEHFDKPLPLTVPPSSGQEQASCAETTFDYYNVSDDDSEETSHKNRMQEKVMEEGGTMQWLLEREKERDLQRKFEKNLTFLSPKEGEGNSSQKAVHSTRLDSMDSSSVTVDSGFNSPRTRESLASNTSSNVENSRRQNLALSPGHIGTKRPPPPYQPPGFRTVREQPATRTEKQASITSV from the exons GTGATGTGTCTCCTATCAGTATGTCTCCCATCAGCCAATCCCAGTTCATTCCACTGGGAGAAATCCTGTGCCTGGCCATTTCTGCCATGAACTCCGCCCGGAAGACTGTCACTCAAGACactctcatcgagcatttagcAACATGTTTCCCAG GCGTCCCCACTCCGAGTATGGAGATTCTGCGGCACACGCTCAATATGCTGGTCCGAGAGCGGAAGATCTACCCCACCCCAGAGGGTTATTTCATTGTCACCCAGCAGACATACTTCATCACGCCCTCCCTCATTAGGACTAACAGCAAGTGGTACCACCTGGATGAGAGGATACCGGACCGCATGCAACAGCAACCCTGTACCTCCCCTCATTCGGGTACCATGACACCCTCCACGTCCGGATGCGTCCGGGAGAGATCTCACCACAAGAACCACAGCGACTCCTACAACAACAGTTACCGGGAGGACATGCCCAGCACACATACCTCAACCTTACAGAGAAGATCTAAGGAGCATAAAGAGCATTCTCCTGTGTCTCCGCCCCCTCAGCAGTCATCGGAGAAGACTAAAAATACACTTAGCTTTCCATTCAAAACAGAGACGAACAGTAAACAAAGTAAAGACGGAACAAGCAGCAGCAGTGGGGAGAAGCAGTCCAAGAAATTTGGGCTGAAGCTCTTCAGGCTCAGCTTTAAGAAGGACAAGACGAAACACCTAGCCACGTTCTCCGCCCAGTTCCCACCTGAGGAGTGGCCGCTGCGTGACGAGGAGACGCCCAACACGGTTCCCAGAGATGTGGAGATGGAGATCATACGTCGCATAAACCCAGATCTGACCGTGGAGAACCTGGCTCGCCACACGGCCGTCATGAAGCGGCTGGAGGAGGAGAAGGCGCAAAGGAACAGAGCGAACGCCTCGGCCCAGCAGAGCGCCCGCAACAAGCGGAGTCGCAGTCATCGCAAGACCCAGCAGGGCAAGACCTCACGTTCCCATAGCAAAACGCGAGCGTCCAGGGGCGACCCTTCTGAAGGATCTAATCTGGACATATCCTACGACAGGGATTACAAATTCTACAGTTCCTCATTGGTGCGTTCTCCGCGTGAAACTATGATGTCCATGGAGCGGAATAGGGGGAAGTATTTGGTACACAGCAACCCCAATATTGTGGAGTCTCATTTCACAACCGCACCAGAATGGGATGTTTCCGGGGAATTGGCAAAGCGGAGGACAGAGATGCCATTCCCGGAACCCTCCAGGGCACAGTCCCATTCTAAAGTCCATCGAAGTCACAGTCACACGCAAGAGAGGAAGTCACGACACGAGAGGTCGGACAAGGCCAAAGGGAGGTCCCGCTCCATGGACAACTCCAAAGGACCGCTCGGTGGTCAATTCTTGGGTCCTCCGGAAGACTTTGAGTGCAGTCCCGATGACAGAAGTCGGTACTATACTGATGACGGTACTTTAAGGGCATCTGCACAGGCGACCCACTATTCCCGTATCATGCTTTCTGCTGCTAGATTACATTCTGATGTTTGTGTGCCTGACGTCGGGAGAGGAACCTCGGAGGACGCTGTGCTTTACAGGACTCTGGAGAAGAGTAAAAGCAGGGATAGTCTTCCTGCTTACAACGACTTGAAGTCTTGCTCTCCCAAAATGCCCGTGGACGATTATTTCCAGTGCACCGCGGCGAATGAAGTCTCTCTTTCGGCCCCATCTTCTTTACAGCCCCATCTTCCCAGCCATGACTATACAGATAGCGTCTGGAAGGGGATCTCCTCGGGCCGAACGACTCCTCACTTAACCCCTCACCTAACCCCTCATCTAACCCCGTCGCACCCTATGGAATATCAAGAGGAAACCACTATGGGACAAAGTAGTATTCCCATAGCGAAAACAAGCCAGACTCCCGAGCCGATCCCCAACGGACGACTGTCGCGCCAACACAATCCAGACTCAGGTGACTTGGACAACATGACGGAGGTTTACAGTCAGGAGACATTATTCAAACCCCCAGACTATGTGGAGAGCAGCTTCTCCAGGCCAGGTACGATACGTCGGTCTCCTCACACGAAGTCAACCGAGGTGCTAGAGACTCAAGAGCACTTTGACAAACCCCTACCGCTGACCGTGCCACCTTCTTCTGGTCAGGAACAGGCGTCGTGCGCAGAAACCACCTTCGACTACTACAATGTGTCGGACGATGACTCGGAGGAGACGAGTCATAAGAACAGGATGCAGGAGAAGGTTATGGAAGAGGGAGGAACCATGCAGTGGCTGTTGGAGCGGGAGAAGGAGAGGGATCTGCAGCGCAAATTCGAAAAGAACCTCACGTTCTTGAGCCCCAAGGAGGGCGAGGGCAACAGCAGTCAAAAAGCGGTTCATTCAACACGATTGGACAGTATGGACTCCAGCAGTGTGACTGTGGATAGTGGATTTAATTCGCCACG CACACGGGAAAGTCTCGCTTCAAACACATCAAGTAATGTGGAAAATAGCAGACGCCAGAATCTGGCTTTGAGTCCGGGACACATTGGCACCAAAAGACCCCCGCCGCCCTACCAGCCCCCCGGCTTCCGTACCGTTCGCGAGCAGCCCGCCACTCGCACTGAGAAACAGGCCTCCATCACCAGCGTGTAG